From the Coffea eugenioides isolate CCC68of chromosome 1, Ceug_1.0, whole genome shotgun sequence genome, the window GTTGAGAAACTTAAAGTTGAATTGAGATTTCTGAGAACATTTTTGTGGTGTAGTTCGGGGTGGAGAAACTGTAGTGATGGTGGGTATTTGAGGTCTCACTTGATGAATATTGAGTGTGTACTGAGGAAGGCAGGGGAGGATCTTTCTTTTGCTCGTGATAGGGCGATATCTGGGAGCCTAAACGAGAAATTAGACCATGTAGTAGATGATTTACTTgaaaaggttgaagctttcaAGGTGGAAATTGGAGAAGATTTTATTGATTGGGCAAAACATTCCTTAGAACCAAACAATGCCATGAGTGGTGAAGTTCTGGTGGAATTTTTTGATTGTGTTCTGGTAAATCTGAAGGATCTGCTTAAGTTGGAATGCAATTTGATTCTGTCTTTGAAGGAACAAATCTCAGCCCTTGAAGTGAAGCTACGATTCTTGAGAAACTTTGTCATCTTCACGAATAGGCAATGCAGTGGGTATGAGAATATCGGACTGTTTTTTACTTCTATTGAAGATGCTGCAAATAAGGTAGCAGCTATTACTTATTTGTGCTGTCTCCAACGGACGGCTGAAAGTAAGGGAGAGGTAAATGAAATGCTTTCTGATTTGCTGGTGAAGATTAAGCCTAGTACGTTTGATATCATAGAAATGTTTGTTGGGATCCTGAAAGCTTCTAAGATCTCTCGATCAGACATTTATGTGGTGGGTGAAGTTGTggtaaattttgtcaattttctccTAGAAATTCTTCGTCCTGCAAATGATCAAGTAGAACAACTTCGTGAAGGGTTGATACTCATAATGGCATTCCTCATTGATCCACCAGAAAATTATAAATGGGAGGGAAAACAAATTTCAAGTCAAACTGAAGCTGTAGTCAGTCAGGTAGCATCTCTCTGCTCATTGTATGCTGACAAAACAGAAGGTCAGATTCCTGTGGAGAAGGATCAATTGCTGTCTGATATGATTGAAAAGATTGCAGGGATTAAGACAAAAGTCGGAGAGATCTTTCCTGAAGTTTCAGGGCCGCCCTCATCTTTTTTCCCCAGGGTTGATAAACTGGGTATTGTTGACTCTTTCTTGAGAAATTTGATGGGGCTACTGGAGAGCAGGGCAAATTCAATTGCTTTTCTGACGCATCAATATGAAAAACTCCTTTCAGATCTagaatttttgagatattttctCGTGGATACAGCAAAGCAGCAAAATGAGCTGGAGGATCTAGTTTATATGTGGTCTTATATTGCCGGGGTGACAAATGAGGTAGAATTCGTTATCGACTCATTTCTGGTGGGAGATTATCCTGTATGGTATTATAAATTACGGCTCTCTGTAGCTGTAGATGTGATTGAACTTCTAAAGTCAAAGGTCAGAGCATTTTGCGAGCATCATAATCATAATCTTTATCTCGAAAAGAGTATGAGTTCTGATCCTGTGTTATCAGAAGTTAATTCCCCAAAAATAGATGGAACTTTGGTGGGTTTTCTTGATGAGGCTGAAACAATAAGAGTTAAACTTACCAGAGGTGGAATGCAGTTAGACATTGTTGCGATTGTCGGGATGGCTGGCCTTGGGAAGACCACTTTGGCCAAGAGATTGTACCATGAACCTTCAGTTGCACGTCATTTCCATGTTCGTGCATGGTGCTGGATTTCTCAAGTTTATGAAAAGAGAGATTTGTTGCTCACCATTTTGAATCAGATTATTGAGCTTACTGACCAAATCCGTGGCATGAAGACTGAAGATTTAGATGAAGTGCTTTACAAATCTTTGAAAAAGGAAAGGTTCTTCATAGTCATGGATGACATGTGGAGCACAGGGGCATGGGATGATTTGAAAAGATCATTTCCAGATGACAGAAATGGTAGTAGAATAATGTTTACAACTCGACACCGTGAAGTGGCTTTAGAAGCCAAATCTGACTGCGATCCTCATGCTCTTCGTTTTTTTTCTGATGGAGAGAGTTGGGAGTTGTTGGAGAAGAGGGTATTTCAGCAACAAAAATGTCCCGAGGAGCTTGTAGAGTTAGGAAGGCAAATTGCAACAGCTTGCAAAGGATTGCCTCTATCAATTGTTCTAGTAGCTGGAATTCTTGCCAGGACACAGAAGAGAAAAGATTGGTGGATGCAAGT encodes:
- the LOC113771996 gene encoding putative late blight resistance protein homolog R1A-3, translating into MVHTCVDTVLEDLEYLEKGLFFDRGDLVEKLKVELRFLRTFLWCSSGWRNCSDGGYLRSHLMNIECVLRKAGEDLSFARDRAISGSLNEKLDHVVDDLLEKVEAFKVEIGEDFIDWAKHSLEPNNAMSGEVLVEFFDCVLVNLKDLLKLECNLILSLKEQISALEVKLRFLRNFVIFTNRQCSGYENIGLFFTSIEDAANKVAAITYLCCLQRTAESKGEVNEMLSDLLVKIKPSTFDIIEMFVGILKASKISRSDIYVVGEVVVNFVNFLLEILRPANDQVEQLREGLILIMAFLIDPPENYKWEGKQISSQTEAVVSQVASLCSLYADKTEGQIPVEKDQLLSDMIEKIAGIKTKVGEIFPEVSGPPSSFFPRVDKLGIVDSFLRNLMGLLESRANSIAFLTHQYEKLLSDLEFLRYFLVDTAKQQNELEDLVYMWSYIAGVTNEVEFVIDSFLVGDYPVWYYKLRLSVAVDVIELLKSKVRAFCEHHNHNLYLEKSMSSDPVLSEVNSPKIDGTLVGFLDEAETIRVKLTRGGMQLDIVAIVGMAGLGKTTLAKRLYHEPSVARHFHVRAWCWISQVYEKRDLLLTILNQIIELTDQIRGMKTEDLDEVLYKSLKKERFFIVMDDMWSTGAWDDLKRSFPDDRNGSRIMFTTRHREVALEAKSDCDPHALRFFSDGESWELLEKRVFQQQKCPEELVELGRQIATACKGLPLSIVLVAGILARTQKRKDWWMQVVDSLSSKLVGEMEQCKDILGLSFKHLPDHLKPCFLYFGALPQGEEIAIRKLIRLWAAEGLVCNNDVAEDYLMDLVNRSLVIVSKRRSMDHGVKTCHVHDLLHDYCVARAKEECFLMHIYDDDVREPDLSDLICQFEGHMAPDIVEYDVRRLSVFSMWERFRNRMPSGPRVRSLMFFSANVTSQFKYQSSFSSHISRIFNNFKHLKVLDLGRINVGDSFPGQVEKLVLLRYLALRGRIKSIPSSIANLWNLETLIVKGLKGEVTLPDTILEMASLRHLHINNRVVFSLDDSEPGDTSQSNLETCSTLSLSHGICAEMIIRRLVNIRKLKSIFFESWNDLANCNRFPVLHCLSRLESLKLLYHGSILFPCEMSLPLSLRKLTLSKFRLPWDEMSTILKLPNLEVLKLLHRAFEGEHWDMGDAEFLKLKFLKLDTLKLVQWNASSDNFPCLEQLVLQKCKQLEEIPSSFGDIPTLERIEVQWCSISASKSATDIEAEEPDIKVLIHPPLVESSSE